The bacterium genome segment TTTTTGAAAAATATTTCATAAAATTGTAGTAAATACCCCTATATATAATTATATTTACTTACTGATACAATATGTTGTTTTTGTCAAGCCCTTTTTGACTTTTTTCTCTGGTTGTAGAAATATACTAGAAATTCTCTTTGCCCGTTCAAAAATAATAAATAACGACTAACAAAAAATTATCTAAGTTTGATAAGTTTTAGAGATTGTTTAGAGTTGTTCCTTACGAAGTATATACCTTGTTTTGCGTTTTTCCCCATTAAGTCTTTGCCATTCCATATACCGTCTTTCGTGATTCCGACGACTCTGCATCCAAGGTCATAGACTTTTAGTTCTTCGTTTGAACCGCAGATTTTCGTGCAAGTATAAAACGGATTAGGATATGCGTTTACGGATAACTGTCCACGGACCACCGGCAAATGTTCTTCCGCCGCTATTTCCCCCGAATACCATACATCATTATAAAGAGTATAAGAAGAATCTCTTCCCCCTATTGCCCATATCTTATCATTTAACGTGTCCGATGCGTGTGTTGCTCTTGCCAGTACTTCTGCGGAATCCGTCGCGCAAATCCATGTTATGCCATTCGTAGAATACCATGCATCATTATAAACCTTACCCGATGCGCCGCTTCCCCCGATTACCCACATTCCACCGTCATATACGACTGACGTATGTCCCGACCTTGCCGCCCATTCTGCGGAATCCGTTGCGCAAGTCCACGTTATCCCATCAGTAGAATACCATACATCGTTGAAATTGTTTCCTATGCCGGCGCCTTTTCCTCCGATTACCCACATTTTATTGTTAAATACGAGTGTCGTATGTCCGGACCTTGCCGACCATTCGGCGGAATCCGTTGCACAAGTCCACGTTACGCCGTCCAGCGAGTACCACGCATCACGATAAATTACTCCCGTGCCTATACCGCTTCCCCCGATTACCCATATCGTATCGTTAAATACAAGTGACGTATGCCCCGACCTTTCCGGCCAATCCGCAGAATCCGTTGCGCAAGCCCATATCGCGCCGTCCGGGGAATACCATACATCGTTATAGAACGTTGCTCCTGCTGCTCCCCCGAGTACCCATATCTTTTCATCGAATACAACCGAACTGTGGCTTCTTCTGTTTATCCAATCCGCAGAATCCGTCGCGCAAGCCCACGTTGCGCCATCCTTAGAATACCATACATCGTTATAATTCGTTGCCCCTGAACCGCCACCACCGATAACCCACAGCGCAGTATCAAAAGTGATTACGGTAGGATTCCTTCTTTTTGACCAGTCTGCGGAATCCGTTGCCTGTATCCAGCCAATAGCCGAAAACAAAGAAGATACGTTTAAAAAGATACAACCTACAACTGCTCCAATCAAACTTTTTGTCCTCATTTCCCCTCCTCTTTCCCTTTGTATTTGGTAATTATATTTTAGTTTTGTAGGGAACGGTTATAACCGTTCCGCTCCAAGTTCTCTGCAGAATCTTTTTATTCATCATTTCTATATCGGAAGCATATCCACCTTTGGTGGAAAAAATAA includes the following:
- a CDS encoding kelch repeat-containing protein, with product MRTKSLIGAVVGCIFLNVSSLFSAIGWIQATDSADWSKRRNPTVITFDTALWVIGGGGSGATNYNDVWYSKDGATWACATDSADWINRRSHSSVVFDEKIWVLGGAAGATFYNDVWYSPDGAIWACATDSADWPERSGHTSLVFNDTIWVIGGSGIGTGVIYRDAWYSLDGVTWTCATDSAEWSARSGHTTLVFNNKMWVIGGKGAGIGNNFNDVWYSTDGITWTCATDSAEWAARSGHTSVVYDGGMWVIGGSGASGKVYNDAWYSTNGITWICATDSAEVLARATHASDTLNDKIWAIGGRDSSYTLYNDVWYSGEIAAEEHLPVVRGQLSVNAYPNPFYTCTKICGSNEELKVYDLGCRVVGITKDGIWNGKDLMGKNAKQGIYFVRNNSKQSLKLIKLR